A window of Verrucomicrobiia bacterium genomic DNA:
GGGCGATACCACGGACCCTCTTGCCCTGCAGGAGGTGATGGGCCTCGTCAAATGGGAGGAGACATGTGTGGTGGTGGTTTCTAAATCGGGGAATACCATTGAGGTAATGAGTGCGTACCTTGTGCTTCGCGAAGCCCTTAAGAATGCGGTCGGTGATTTCTATAAAGAGCACATTGTAGCTGTGACAGACCCTGAGAGCGGGACACTCCGCCAGGTAGTTCAGGCAGAGGGATACCAATCACTTGCTCACCCCGCTGTCGGTGGCCGCTTCTCTGTATTGAGTTGCGTTGGCTTGTTCCCCCTGGCGCTCGCAGGTGTGGATATCCGCGGCCTGCTTTCTGGTGCCAAGTATATGTTAGAGGAAGAGCCTGAGGCGGCTTTGGAATACGCTGCCCTTCAGCACGCAGCATACGAAAAGGGGCAGCATATCCATGTGCTTATGCCCTACGTATACTCCCTGCGTGAATTTGGGTTTTGGTTCCGGCAGCTCTGGGCTGAAAGCCTGGGCAAAGCAAAGAACCAGGAAGGTGCCGATGTTTTTGTGGGGCCTACTCCCGTTGCCGCCCTGGGGCCAACTGACCAGCACTCCCAGGTCCAGCTTTATAGGGAGGGCCCAAATGACAAGACCTTTACCTTTATTACGGTGGCAGAGCTTCCGGATAGCGTTGTCCCAGAAGACATCCCCCCTGTTGCTGCCCTAGATTACCTAAAAGGAAAGTCCTTCTTAACTATCCTCCAGGCTGAACAGGCGGGGACCGAACAATCGCTCCAGGAAGTGGGTCGCTCCACCTACCGTATAGACGTGGACCGGCTTGATGCCTGGCACGTGGGTGGCCTCATTATGTTCTTTGAGTTGGCAACCGCCTATGCAGGAGCGCTTTTTCACATCAACGCCTTTGACCAGCCCGGCGTAGAGCGGGGCAAAGAGATTGCGCACCACCTTTTGGGGGACTAACTGTGGTATAATTTGGGGTAAGAACAGGTAACAACTCCCCGGAGTTATTCTCATGAAGAAACTTACCGTACTCTCCATTGCAGGCCTTCTGGTCCTCGCTTTTCTTGCGATAGCCCCCGTCAGGGCAGAAGAGGGTGACTCGTCAACTTCCGGATCCCGGGAAAAGACTGCGGCCCAAAGGGCTGAAAAAAGGGCAAAAGCGGCTGCTGAACGCCATGCCAAAGCTATTGAGAAGTGTGAAGACGTGCAGCTTAAAGTTGAGTCACGTTTTGAGGAGAACAAAAAGCTGGAAGGTGCGCACCGTGAACAGCATGAGAAGTTGGTAACTAAGATCAGTAGTATCATTACCCGTGCCCAGGCAGCGGGCTACAGTACCACGGACCTAGAGGCCAAACTCACCACGCTCAAGGCAATGGTGGCCGACTACCAAGCCGATAAGACCACCTATCTTGCCTCTCTTACCACTACTGAAGATGCAGTATGTGGAAAATCCAAGGATGAGCTTAAGGTAAGTGTGGAAGCTGCTCGTACCGGCCACGAAGCGCTTCGTGCCGATGTAAAGGCTATCCACGCCTACATTAAAAGCGATGTGAAACCAGCCGTTAAGGAGCTGAAAAAGAAGGTTTCCCCATCAGCTTCCCCTACCTCGTCCCCAAGCGCAGAATAGAACTTCTCTTACCCTCCCATGAAACCAGTCCGTTTCTACCTTATCCTCCTCTTCATCGCTGTGTTTGGCGTAGGCTTGTACCTTACCTTTAAGCAGTACAACGAGGACCTGGATACCAATAGTGCATTGAGCGGCCAAGATTTTAGGCAGGCAGCCGCCGAGAGTGACTCTGCCCAGGTTGCTGCGGGAGCCACGGCAAAAACCACCATCGATACAGATGCAGAAGTCAAAGACATCGATACCCTTCTCGGCGCTGTCCCCGAAGACGACTTTAGCGATGCAGATTTGAGCGATTCCGCCCTCGGTTTATAGGGATACAAAAAGGCCTTCCCGCGGGAAGGCCTTTTTCTGATTACTAGAGGTCGAACTGGCCAAAGTAGTTAGGCCGGCCGTACTTGAACTCTTCAGCGCGACGCACAATCTTTACCATAGTCTGTAGTGCGTTGACTGGGTGTTGGCCATCAGCGGTTTCCTCAGAAAGCATGAGGGCATCGGCACGGTCGAGAACAGCATTCACTACGTCTGAGGCCTCGGCGCGGGTAGGGCGAAGTGAGTGGGTCATAGAGAGGAGCATTTGGGTAGCGACAACAGCAGGCTTTCCTTCCATATGGGAAAGCTGCACAATTTGCTTGGCCAAAATAGGGATTTCCTCAAAAGGAAGCTCAATACCCAGGTCTCCACGGGCAATCATAAGGGCGTCTGAGGCTTCAATGATCTCCGGTAGGTTGTCCATGGCAATCTTCCGTTCAATCTTGCTCATGAGCCTTACCGGCTTGTCCCCCACAAGGCTGCGGACTTCTTCTAC
This region includes:
- a CDS encoding pyruvate kinase encodes the protein DGHRITACLINGGILKERKSVNVPETHMNRSSITDKDRADIEFLVHDAGVDWLALSFVGTRHDVEEVRSLVGDKPVRLMSKIERKIAMDNLPEIIEASDALMIARGDLGIELPFEEIPILAKQIVQLSHMEGKPAVVATQMLLSMTHSLRPTRAEASDVVNAVLDRADALMLSEETADGQHPVNALQTMVKIVRRAEEFKYGRPNYFGQFDL
- a CDS encoding glucose-6-phosphate isomerase (catalyzes the formation of D-fructose 6-phosphate from D-glucose 6-phosphate) — encoded protein: MAFRFTSKFTHQPSASSEADKVVREAIAGGELPFAALPYQDDTTVNGIESLARELRERFSAFVIVGIGGSDLGARAVHRVLNHQFYNLVSPKRLFFVGDTTDPLALQEVMGLVKWEETCVVVVSKSGNTIEVMSAYLVLREALKNAVGDFYKEHIVAVTDPESGTLRQVVQAEGYQSLAHPAVGGRFSVLSCVGLFPLALAGVDIRGLLSGAKYMLEEEPEAALEYAALQHAAYEKGQHIHVLMPYVYSLREFGFWFRQLWAESLGKAKNQEGADVFVGPTPVAALGPTDQHSQVQLYREGPNDKTFTFITVAELPDSVVPEDIPPVAALDYLKGKSFLTILQAEQAGTEQSLQEVGRSTYRIDVDRLDAWHVGGLIMFFELATAYAGALFHINAFDQPGVERGKEIAHHLLGD